One region of Populus trichocarpa isolate Nisqually-1 chromosome 4, P.trichocarpa_v4.1, whole genome shotgun sequence genomic DNA includes:
- the LOC7461186 gene encoding uncharacterized protein LOC7461186 has protein sequence MEFIIEEGKCLNKETSTLILPALSIGNVGQLAVDLLVSSTRAERIGYLDDPYILPCVGNDAYGPTPCGELALPLEAYDSRNNGVALVQQRSPVVKGMMVEFARNLADFAVATGMNHVLVLSSLEFMRLQKIDTSSGMQIFYLSSTNTDGTDDCCERLGWKKWQEYNPDQRSWKYLSSLAEGNARQEDNLPFEDEPEDEDYYPSLPFAALFSCFKAKGIKVTCLLCYCSEGDNTPEAFSLAEATSKLLGLSIDNSHGEGGKWLIPFSWRTVYGPPPDLSMF, from the exons ATGGAATTCATAATCGAAGAAGGAAAATGCCTTAACAAGGAAACCTCAACTCTGATTCTG CCTGCATTATCAATAGGTAATGTTGGGCAGTTAGCAGTTGATTTGTTAGTATCATCAACAAGAGCTGAAAGAATTGGGTATTTGGATGATCCTTATATCTTGCCTTGTGTTGGTAACGATGCTTATGGTCCCACTCCGTGCGGCGAGCTTGCTCTTCCTCTTGAAG CTTATGATTCGAGGAATAATGGGGTGGCGCTCGTGCAACAACGATCTCCGGTTGTTAAG GGGATGATGGTCGAATTTGCTAGGAACCTAGCCGATTTTGCTGTTGCTACTGGAATGAATCATGTTTTGGTGCTTTCTAGCTTAGAGTTTATGAGATTGCAAAAGATTGATACATCAAG TGGCATGCAGATATTTTACCTATCTAGCACCAATACTGATGGAACAGATGATTGTTGTGAACGGCTGGGGTGGAAAAAATGGCAGGAATATAATCCTGATCAAAGGTCTTGGAAATATCTTAGCTCTTTAGCTGAAGGAAATGCCAGGCAGGAAGACAACCTACCATTTGAAGATGAACCAGAAGACGAGGATTACTACCCAAGTTTGCCTTTTGCTgcccttttttcttgtttcaag GCAAAAGGGATAAAAGTTACATGTTTACTGTGTTACTGCTCTGAAGGGGATAACACACCTGAAGCTTTTAGTTTGGCTGAGGCAACAAGCAAACTTTTGGGGCTGAGTATCGATAACTCCCATG GAGAAGGTGGTAAATGGCTCATCCCATTTTCTTGGAGGACTGTGTATGGACCACCCCCAGATTTGTCAATGTTTTAG